TTGTGACTTTTATACCACCAAGATAGTATTTTATCCCGTATTGTCCGCTATCTACGTCTGTTAAAATTTGATATTCGCCATTTTTTATCACTACTTTAAAAGGTAGTGCGATCTCGTGTTTATATTCGATGTCTCTTACGATCTGTTCGGCAAGTCTGTCATTTATCTTTTGATCGTTTGTTATGAAATAATAGGCGTTAAATTTTTGCATAAATTCGTGTAAAACATACTCATTTGTGACATTTTCAAAATGAGTTAGTCCAATTAGTGTAAATTTATCTTTGTTTTCAAGCTGATATTTTGTAAGCTCGGCTGCCTCTTTTTGGCAAGGTGGGCAAAA
This genomic interval from Campylobacter concisus contains the following:
- a CDS encoding thioredoxin — protein: MKNLLVLIIALFAFFGCGEDESSNANFKEFSPNEEVKLVDVSGKELTLVRKDHGFTIKNDENKVLMIDIFGTFCPPCQKEAAELTKYQLENKDKFTLIGLTHFENVTNEYVLHEFMQKFNAYYFITNDQKINDRLAEQIVRDIEYKHEIALPFKVVIKNGEYQILTDVDSGQYGIKYYLGGIKVTKMKEDLAKIYETK